One window of bacterium genomic DNA carries:
- the fliE gene encoding flagellar hook-basal body complex protein FliE, with translation MIDMKVQPFGPNAIDGDGNGKQKQPGRTGKSSFGDFLKESIEEVNKLQNEADTSMTDFATGKTKDIQNVMMSVQKADLSFRLMQKIRNKLVDAYQEIMRMGA, from the coding sequence ATGATTGACATGAAGGTACAGCCTTTCGGGCCAAATGCCATTGACGGGGATGGGAACGGCAAACAGAAGCAGCCAGGCCGGACAGGAAAGAGCAGCTTCGGCGATTTTCTCAAAGAATCGATCGAGGAGGTCAACAAGCTTCAGAATGAGGCCGACACCTCGATGACGGATTTTGCGACGGGGAAGACGAAGGACATTCAGAACGTGATGATGTCGGTACAGAAGGCCGATTTGAGTTTTAGGTTGATGCAGAAGATTCGCAACAAGTTGGTTGATGCGTATCAAGAGATAATGCGAATGGGAGCTTGA